A region of Paenibacillus thiaminolyticus DNA encodes the following proteins:
- the lpdA gene encoding dihydrolipoyl dehydrogenase: MVVGEIAVETEVVVIGGGPGGYSAAIRLGQLGQSVVLVEKEELGGVCLHSGCIPSKALIHAASLYDDAKSASKLGLRLDPGALAFDMSVWQQWKSGIVGKLRSGVAQLCAANGVTVVKGSAVFLSADRVGVETESGFETYKFRQAIIASGSRPHLPAFTAVGGPRILTSAEALESETLPERLAIIGSGYIGIELGMAFAKLGCRVTLIEREERIIPLVDGSLAAEVKRRASKLGMVIKTGTEVRAVAEHDDHVELRLESRQHVEESILCDKVLVTTGRMPNTEGLGLSQAGVQVDERGYVPVDAECRTNVRHIFAIGDITPGPALAHRAAKQGTVAAEVIGGLPSAFDSPYVPYVIFSDPQIAGVGLTRAEAERQGMKVKTGRFPFRANGYALAAGKTDGFAEVVVDADSHLLLGMHAAGADAGSLIGQGALALELAARAEDVAMTVHPHPTLSEGWLEAAAAALGHAIHIVNERRLEDE, translated from the coding sequence ATGGTTGTCGGCGAGATTGCAGTAGAAACGGAAGTTGTTGTTATTGGCGGCGGTCCGGGCGGGTATTCGGCGGCCATTCGCCTGGGCCAGTTGGGGCAATCGGTTGTTCTAGTGGAAAAAGAAGAGCTGGGCGGCGTCTGTCTTCATTCGGGCTGCATTCCGTCCAAAGCGTTGATTCATGCGGCCAGCCTATATGACGATGCCAAGTCGGCCTCCAAGCTGGGGCTGCGGCTCGACCCGGGGGCGCTTGCCTTCGATATGTCCGTATGGCAGCAGTGGAAATCCGGCATCGTCGGCAAGCTGCGAAGCGGCGTGGCACAGCTCTGCGCTGCCAACGGGGTTACGGTCGTGAAGGGGAGCGCCGTCTTCCTGTCCGCCGACCGCGTCGGGGTGGAGACGGAATCCGGCTTCGAGACCTATAAGTTCCGGCAGGCGATCATCGCCTCGGGATCACGGCCGCATCTCCCGGCATTCACAGCAGTTGGCGGTCCACGCATCCTCACTTCGGCGGAGGCGCTGGAGTCGGAGACTCTGCCGGAGCGTCTGGCCATTATCGGGAGCGGCTACATCGGCATCGAATTGGGCATGGCCTTCGCCAAGCTTGGATGCCGCGTGACGCTTATCGAGCGGGAGGAGCGTATCATCCCGCTTGTAGACGGCAGCCTCGCCGCGGAAGTGAAGCGGCGCGCCAGCAAGCTGGGAATGGTCATCAAGACGGGGACGGAAGTGCGCGCGGTGGCTGAGCATGACGATCATGTCGAGCTGCGCCTCGAATCGCGGCAGCATGTTGAGGAGAGCATCCTCTGCGACAAGGTGCTGGTGACGACCGGGCGCATGCCGAACACGGAGGGGCTCGGCCTTAGCCAGGCGGGGGTGCAGGTGGATGAGCGCGGCTATGTTCCGGTCGATGCGGAGTGCCGGACGAATGTGCGCCACATCTTCGCCATTGGGGATATTACGCCAGGGCCCGCTCTTGCCCACCGGGCCGCGAAGCAGGGCACGGTCGCCGCAGAGGTTATCGGCGGACTTCCTAGCGCCTTCGATTCGCCCTATGTGCCGTATGTCATTTTCTCCGATCCGCAGATTGCGGGCGTGGGGCTGACCCGGGCGGAAGCCGAGCGGCAGGGCATGAAGGTGAAGACGGGGCGCTTCCCGTTCCGGGCCAACGGATACGCGCTGGCGGCCGGGAAGACAGACGGCTTCGCGGAAGTGGTCGTCGACGCGGATTCCCACTTGCTGCTGGGCATGCACGCGGCAGGCGCGGATGCCGGCAGCTTAATCGGCCAAGGCGCGCTCGCACTCGAATTGGCGGCGAGAGCGGAAGATGTGGCCATGACGGTCCATCCGCACCCGACGCTCAGCGAAGGCTGGCTGGAGGCGGCAGCCGCCGCCTTGGGGCATGCCATACACATTGTGAATGAGAGGAGGCTGGAAGATGAGTAA
- the paaA gene encoding 1,2-phenylacetyl-CoA epoxidase subunit PaaA: MSNRTDPDRALDDERLAHFLNRIDRGDKIEADDWMPDDYRNQLIKLISMHGVSEIMGALPEKEWVPKAPTLRRKLAIMAKVQDEMGHGQLLLRVAEDLMAPLGQTREDLLRNLFSGKLKFHNVFHMEAPTWADAGVIAWLVDGAAIITQTMSLETSYAPYARALQRICAEEKFHAQHGESIVLELAEGTPEQRRMLQEAVNRWWPSLLMFFGPPDDGTVSSNQQLNMRYKIRSQTNEELRQAFFNKYVNRIFHLGLTLPDDTIRYDEAEGVWHYRQPDWDRFVQIVRGNGPCSAQRLRLRKTSYEEAKWVRDAMLAPRTSYAAGGAI; encoded by the coding sequence ATGAGTAATCGGACGGACCCGGATAGAGCGCTGGACGACGAGCGTCTGGCGCATTTCCTGAACCGGATTGACCGGGGCGACAAGATTGAAGCGGACGATTGGATGCCAGACGATTACCGCAACCAGTTAATCAAGCTGATATCGATGCACGGCGTGAGTGAAATTATGGGAGCGCTGCCCGAGAAGGAATGGGTTCCGAAGGCGCCGACGCTGCGCCGCAAGCTGGCGATCATGGCCAAGGTGCAGGATGAGATGGGGCATGGACAGCTGCTGCTGCGCGTCGCAGAGGATCTGATGGCGCCGCTTGGCCAGACCCGTGAGGATCTGCTGCGCAATCTGTTCTCCGGGAAGTTGAAGTTCCACAACGTCTTCCATATGGAGGCGCCTACCTGGGCGGATGCCGGCGTCATCGCCTGGCTCGTCGACGGCGCGGCGATCATTACCCAGACGATGTCGCTGGAGACATCCTACGCGCCGTATGCCCGCGCGCTCCAGCGCATCTGCGCGGAAGAGAAATTCCATGCTCAGCATGGGGAGAGCATCGTGCTGGAGCTGGCCGAAGGGACGCCGGAGCAGCGCCGGATGCTGCAGGAGGCAGTGAACCGTTGGTGGCCTTCCTTGCTGATGTTCTTCGGCCCGCCGGATGATGGGACCGTGTCCAGCAATCAGCAGCTGAACATGCGCTACAAGATTCGCTCGCAGACGAACGAGGAGCTGCGGCAGGCCTTTTTCAATAAATATGTGAACCGGATTTTTCATCTGGGCTTGACGCTTCCAGATGACACGATCCGCTATGACGAAGCGGAAGGCGTCTGGCATTACCGGCAGCCCGACTGGGACCGCTTCGTGCAGATTGTGCGCGGGAACGGGCCTTGCTCGGCACAGCGGCTGCGGCTGCGGAAGACATCCTACGAAGAGGCGAAATGGGTGCGCGACGCGATGCTGGCGCCCCGCACATCCTATGCGGCAGGAGGAGCGATATGA
- the paaB gene encoding 1,2-phenylacetyl-CoA epoxidase subunit PaaB, giving the protein MSSEREEQFAIYEVFSQKSPSAGFAHQFSLLAPNPEAALMMARENFMRREPCINIWVVNRDDIHGLSPEERASLERLDNKSYRETKGYGDVQSRWRIHKEAYESKADIVRKEG; this is encoded by the coding sequence ATGAGCAGCGAACGTGAGGAGCAGTTTGCCATCTATGAGGTGTTCAGCCAGAAGAGCCCGTCTGCCGGCTTCGCGCACCAGTTCAGCTTGCTGGCGCCCAACCCGGAAGCCGCGCTCATGATGGCGCGGGAGAACTTCATGCGCCGCGAGCCCTGCATCAATATCTGGGTCGTGAACCGCGACGATATCCATGGATTGTCGCCGGAGGAACGGGCGAGCCTCGAACGGCTGGACAACAAAAGCTATCGCGAGACGAAGGGCTACGGCGATGTGCAATCGAGGTGGCGCATCCACAAGGAAGCGTACGAGAGTAAAGCGGATATCGTCCGGAAGGAGGGCTGA
- the paaC gene encoding 1,2-phenylacetyl-CoA epoxidase subunit PaaC gives MTELIWTETAEEAKRSPEYARALQELLLQIADDDYILAYRGSEWLGLAPHIEEDVAFSSMAQDMMGHAAMLYGMLEELGAGKADDLAHLRSPEAFRNAILAERPNGPGEYADEPHYDWSYAIARCCLYGLFKDIRLEALRRSSYVPLAQTASKMQREHHYHIRYWRSWFMRLADSTDEARLRLNAAVAQVWSDVGSLFPLGSEEEAIVRFGLSIGGDELARRWKTAAQSLFEASGLVWPGDWAIPVRNGRDGQHTDDLAQAVATLSEVYRIDPAAGW, from the coding sequence ATGACAGAGCTTATTTGGACAGAGACGGCGGAAGAGGCCAAGCGCAGCCCGGAATATGCGCGGGCCTTGCAGGAATTGCTGCTCCAGATTGCAGACGATGACTATATTTTGGCTTACCGGGGATCGGAATGGCTAGGGCTGGCCCCTCACATCGAGGAAGATGTCGCCTTCTCGTCGATGGCGCAGGACATGATGGGGCATGCGGCGATGCTGTACGGGATGCTGGAGGAGCTGGGGGCCGGCAAGGCGGATGATCTGGCGCATTTGCGCAGCCCGGAGGCGTTCCGCAATGCCATTCTGGCGGAGCGTCCGAACGGGCCGGGCGAGTATGCGGATGAGCCGCATTATGATTGGTCCTATGCGATTGCCCGCTGCTGCCTGTATGGCCTGTTCAAGGACATCCGGCTGGAAGCGTTGCGCCGGTCTTCGTATGTGCCGCTGGCGCAGACGGCAAGCAAAATGCAGCGCGAGCATCACTATCACATCCGGTATTGGCGCTCATGGTTCATGCGGCTGGCAGACAGCACGGACGAAGCGCGCTTGCGCTTGAACGCGGCTGTGGCTCAGGTGTGGAGCGATGTCGGCAGCCTGTTCCCGCTTGGCAGCGAGGAGGAAGCAATCGTCCGCTTCGGGCTGAGCATAGGCGGCGACGAATTGGCGCGGCGGTGGAAGACGGCGGCGCAGAGCTTGTTCGAAGCGAGCGGGCTCGTATGGCCGGGAGACTGGGCCATTCCTGTCCGGAATGGACGCGACGGACAGCATACCGACGATCTGGCGCAAGCCGTCGCCACCTTGTCGGAGGTGTACCGGATTGATCCGGCGGCTGGCTGGTAA